One Bartonella tribocorum CIP 105476 genomic window carries:
- a CDS encoding M3 family metallopeptidase, producing the protein MTKEAVLDWKGFSGLPDFSSIEDEDFKPAFEQALQEAEEELEAIAMVQEPPTLKNFLQPFELCGKALDHVCSIFFLRTSAHTNALIQQLEQEVVVKLSRYSSKMMMDARIFSKIDVLYKQSQQGTFESETTRVLELWWKKFVCHGAKLDDKAQKRLVEINERLAFLNATFGQNVLNDEAEWILFLKQTDLSGLPEDLIASMKEIACERGNEEAYALTLARSIVEPFLKFSDRRDLREIAFQAWAKRGENNNKNDNRTIILEIVALRDEQAKLLGYKSFADLKLDNTMAKSVDSVMDLLMPIWERARAKASIEQIELQNFAKNQGSNESLAAWDWRYYAEKLRTEKLSFDSAEIKYYFQLDRMIKAAFGVAEKLFGITFVEKNAVALWHPDARLWEVKKSDGSLLGHFIGDYFARSSKRSGAWMSQLQSQHKLDGGQKPVIYNICNFAKPSKGEVALLSLDDARTLFHEFGHALHGLLSDVTWPSVAGTSVARDFVELPSQLYEHWLTVPEILKSYAIHAKTGYPMPQELINKVLAAQTFNAGFSAVEFISSALVDMAFHQGETVTDPTIFEHKELEKLQMPDTIIMRHRPAHFMHVFAGDGYAAGYYSYMWSEVLDADAFQAFEETGDVFNSKLSDLLKRFIYSAGGSCDPEELYKAFRGRMPLPEAMINKRGL; encoded by the coding sequence ATGACAAAAGAAGCAGTGCTGGACTGGAAGGGATTTTCAGGTCTTCCTGATTTTTCTTCTATAGAAGATGAAGATTTTAAACCCGCTTTTGAACAGGCCCTTCAAGAAGCCGAAGAAGAATTAGAGGCGATTGCGATGGTGCAAGAACCACCAACGCTTAAGAATTTTTTGCAACCTTTTGAGCTTTGTGGCAAAGCGCTTGATCACGTCTGTTCAATATTTTTCTTGCGCACCAGTGCTCATACGAATGCGTTGATTCAACAGCTCGAACAAGAAGTCGTTGTAAAACTTTCCCGTTATTCTTCAAAAATGATGATGGACGCGCGGATATTTTCAAAAATAGATGTACTTTATAAACAGTCGCAGCAGGGCACGTTTGAAAGTGAAACAACACGCGTTCTTGAATTATGGTGGAAAAAGTTCGTTTGTCATGGTGCAAAACTAGACGATAAAGCTCAGAAACGGCTTGTGGAAATTAACGAAAGACTTGCTTTTTTAAATGCTACTTTTGGGCAGAATGTCTTAAACGATGAAGCTGAATGGATTCTATTTTTAAAACAAACAGACTTATCGGGTTTACCAGAAGATCTTATTGCTTCAATGAAGGAAATTGCGTGTGAAAGAGGCAATGAAGAAGCCTATGCATTAACACTAGCACGCTCGATTGTTGAACCTTTTTTAAAATTCTCTGATCGTCGTGATTTGCGTGAGATTGCATTCCAAGCTTGGGCTAAACGTGGTGAAAATAATAACAAGAATGATAATCGAACCATTATTTTAGAGATTGTTGCGCTTCGAGATGAGCAGGCTAAATTATTGGGATATAAATCTTTCGCAGATTTGAAACTCGATAATACCATGGCTAAAAGTGTTGATTCCGTTATGGATTTGCTTATGCCTATATGGGAGCGCGCAAGAGCGAAAGCTTCTATTGAGCAAATTGAATTACAAAATTTTGCCAAAAATCAAGGAAGCAATGAATCTTTAGCCGCTTGGGATTGGCGTTATTATGCTGAAAAGCTTCGCACTGAAAAACTTTCTTTCGATAGCGCTGAAATTAAATATTATTTTCAACTTGATCGTATGATTAAAGCGGCTTTTGGGGTAGCAGAAAAACTCTTTGGCATTACTTTTGTAGAAAAAAATGCTGTTGCACTTTGGCATCCTGATGCACGTCTGTGGGAAGTAAAGAAATCTGATGGAAGTTTACTTGGGCATTTCATTGGTGATTATTTTGCACGTTCTTCAAAACGGTCCGGTGCATGGATGAGCCAATTGCAATCGCAGCATAAATTGGATGGTGGACAAAAACCGGTTATCTACAATATTTGTAATTTTGCTAAACCCTCTAAAGGGGAGGTTGCACTTTTATCACTTGATGATGCCCGTACACTTTTCCATGAATTTGGGCATGCATTGCATGGTTTGCTTTCTGATGTCACATGGCCCTCTGTAGCGGGAACATCTGTTGCACGTGATTTTGTTGAACTTCCCTCTCAACTTTATGAACATTGGTTAACCGTACCTGAGATATTAAAATCTTATGCTATACATGCAAAAACAGGGTATCCGATGCCACAAGAATTGATCAATAAAGTTTTGGCGGCACAGACATTTAATGCTGGATTTTCTGCTGTTGAATTTATCTCATCAGCTTTAGTGGATATGGCTTTTCATCAAGGAGAAACAGTCACTGATCCAACAATTTTTGAACATAAAGAATTAGAAAAGTTACAAATGCCTGATACAATTATTATGCGTCATCGTCCTGCGCATTTTATGCATGTGTTTGCAGGGGATGGTTATGCTGCTGGTTACTATTCTTATATGTGGTCGGAAGTACTTGATGCTGATGCTTTTCAAGCATTTGAAGAAACTGGTGATGTCTTTAATTCAAAGCTTTCTGATCTTTTAAAGCGTTTTATTTATTCTGCTGGGGGAAGCTGCGATCCAGAGGAACTGTATAAAGCTTTTCGGGGACGGATGCCTTTACCAGAGGCAATGATTAACAAACGTGGACTATAA
- a CDS encoding SGNH family hydrolase — translation MSLFRLIYLIFLLFSLSIVGIIQPSPSHATNFFKWLSQQNKPTQQPPQIIEQKINKPQKKIVTQKNTQKLKNENAKPILIIGDFTASAVAEALKKFFADNSDIAIINNTMPASGLVRTDYYSWQSNISKLIDQNNPDVIIMMIGANDNQPITDSYSIINTDQSEWMRIYKQRIIEIAESLHASGKSWIWIGQPSFGNDLLTQKIKIFNALYKQETETAGGYFLDIWSGFSDEEGNFSFSGYDIHGKRAKLRTNNGMHFTSEGKKKLASYLEKPLKNILNFHASSHDGIYSTDQTLQKLIQESEKQEPSNIMRQPPMSLEDMTQQNTHLLGRRKSSFIKKSWFPPNGHQKDRADNFSSP, via the coding sequence TTGTCTCTTTTTCGTCTGATATACTTGATATTCTTGCTGTTTTCACTTTCTATTGTGGGAATCATACAGCCATCCCCAAGTCACGCAACCAACTTCTTCAAATGGTTGTCACAACAAAATAAACCGACACAACAACCACCGCAAATTATAGAACAAAAAATAAACAAGCCGCAAAAAAAGATCGTAACACAAAAAAATACACAAAAACTGAAGAACGAGAATGCAAAACCCATTCTTATCATAGGGGATTTTACAGCTTCTGCTGTTGCCGAAGCACTTAAAAAGTTTTTTGCGGATAATAGCGATATCGCTATCATAAACAACACAATGCCTGCTTCTGGCTTAGTTCGAACGGATTATTATTCTTGGCAAAGCAATATTTCTAAACTCATTGATCAAAATAACCCCGATGTTATTATCATGATGATCGGTGCAAATGATAATCAACCCATCACAGACTCTTATAGCATAATTAACACAGATCAGTCAGAATGGATGCGCATCTACAAACAAAGAATTATCGAAATTGCTGAAAGTCTTCATGCCTCTGGAAAATCATGGATATGGATAGGTCAGCCTTCTTTTGGAAATGACCTTTTGACACAAAAAATAAAAATTTTTAATGCGCTCTACAAACAAGAAACAGAAACGGCAGGAGGGTATTTTCTCGATATCTGGAGTGGCTTTAGTGATGAAGAAGGAAACTTTTCTTTTTCAGGCTATGACATTCATGGGAAAAGAGCCAAATTACGTACCAATAATGGCATGCATTTCACCTCTGAAGGAAAGAAAAAACTTGCCTCTTATTTAGAGAAACCATTGAAAAATATTTTAAATTTTCATGCCTCTTCTCATGACGGAATATACTCAACCGATCAAACACTTCAAAAACTTATACAAGAATCAGAAAAACAAGAACCAAGTAATATTATGCGTCAGCCTCCGATGAGCCTCGAGGATATGACACAACAAAATACCCACCTTCTAGGTAGAAGAAAATCAAGTTTTATAAAAAAATCATGGTTTCCGCCAAATGGGCATCAAAAAGATCGAGCTGATAATTTTTCTTCCCCATAA